From Montipora foliosa isolate CH-2021 chromosome 6, ASM3666993v2, whole genome shotgun sequence, a single genomic window includes:
- the LOC138008689 gene encoding tropomyosin-like: MATENLREKMAQLKARLDLAEARSEDFKQSLNEVNGQIDSAEATAASLRRQATQTEVDIQRISARLDDVEGQLQMTSETLQRNEDAMAYLSKEEELMTATQNAFNEKLENIKQTVIVNETKLDEARQRIKSVELQKKLAEKRCERLYELEENLNSKLGQINKYIDELQSSSRMSLLSEEEEATVKEKIKDLRNTYRESEERAEHAQRKIDLLNRKRNTLEKQLDGIIKRKTWAQDELNKVFNEFSGHA, from the coding sequence ATGGCCACGGAAAATCTGCGCGAGAAAATGGCGCAATTGAAAGCTCGCTTAGACCTAGCTGAGGCTAGAAGTGAAGACTTTAAACAGAGTCTTAATGAGGTAAATGGTCAAATCGACAGTGCCGAAGCAACAGCCGCTTCTCTGAGGAGACAAGCAACACAGACCGAAGTTGATATTCAGCGGATATCTGCTCGACTGGACGACGTGGAGGGTCAGTTACAGATGACAAGCGAGACTCTACAAAGAAATGAAGATGCCATGGCATACTTGTCAAAAGAGGAAGAACTGATGACGGCAACACAGAACGCCTTCAACGAAAAACTCgaaaatattaaacaaacaGTAATAGTTAATGAAACCAAGTTAGACGAAGCCAGACAAAGGATAAAATCTGTTGAGCTGCAGAAAAAGCTCGCGGAGAAACGCTGCGAGCGGTTATATGAGCTTGAGGAAAATCTCAATTCGAAACTGGGACAAATAAACAAGTACATTGACGAGTTACAGTCAAGTTCGCGCATGAGCCTGCTCAGCGAAGAGGAAGAAGCTACCGTgaaggaaaaaattaaagatttgagAAACACATACAGAGAATCGGAAGAAAGGGCGGAGCATGCGCAAAGGAAGATTGATTTGTTGAATCGCAAAAGAAACACTCTTGAAAAGCAACTAGACGGAATAATAAAGAGGAAAACGTGGGCACAAGACGAGCTCAACAAGGTGTTTAACGAGTTTAGTGGACACGCTTAA
- the LOC138009086 gene encoding uncharacterized protein: MTSCSFSPYSIWWKPISSTSDRLEIRGRGEMGNCWCVVLFAFFACLTAVKADVQWPGGTYGMPMPDTGCPSDGITEWKAGWTYHDTEDDNNANQRSSIFHMPVNFSAHGIQQKFCLKVGNNGNTGTEIWPEGKYCLYKKGMCPSGLKEGFIRWDDEQSEIDFKDKHFGDLPDGNYDKSHTTIKYCCSTKGNVNNPIQLPALKPFYLLTYDSAQCQKVAGTKVTSEFIKFDDDDQGNTDAAGGAHPYGPSEDPFNLKIYYCYYEPGQESEDDLGTGKQVRSKIPGSKAPSSGMAVAIGCGVAGAIVGTASIAFATKRILAHRARVAYDLVDNPQPDGP; encoded by the exons ATGACGTCATGTTCCTTCTCCCCGTACTCAATATGGTGGAAGCCAATTTCTTCG ACAAGTGATCGATTGGAAATTCGAGGAAGGGGAGAGATGGGTAACTGTTGGTGCGTCGTGCTATTCGCCTTTTTTGCATGCCTGACTGCAGTGAAAGCCGATG TGCAATGGCCAGGTGGTACGTATGGTATGCCCATGCCTGATACAGGTTGTCCATCAGACGGGATCACAGAGTGGAAAGCAGGATGGACATACCACGATACTGAAGACGACAATAATGCCAACCAGCGGTCCAGCATATTTCACATGCCCGTTAACTTTTCTGCGCATGGCATTCAGCAGAAGTTTTGTCTGAAAGTTGGGAATAATGGAAACACAGGAACCGAGATTTGGCCAGAAGGAAAATACTGCTTGTACAAAAAAG GAATGTGTCCAAGTGGTCTCAAGGAGGGATTCATCCGATGGGATGACGAACAATCCGAAATCGATTTCAAGGACAAACACTTCGGTGATCTTCCAGATGGCAACTACGACAAATCACACACAACGATAAAATATTGCTGCAGTACGAAAGGGAACGTTAACAATCCTATTCAGCTTCCGGCTCTCAAACCTTTCTACCTTTTAACTTATGACTCCGCCCAGTGCCAGAAAGTCGCTGGAACTAAAGTGACCAGTGAATTTATCAagtttgatgatgatgatcaggGAAACACTGACGCAGCGGGCGGTGCCCATCCTTATGGACCCAGCGAGGACCCATTCAATCTCAAGATTTACTACTGTTATTATGAGCCAG GCCAAGAGAGTGAAGATGATCTCGGAACAGGGAAACAAGTTCGAAGCAAG ATTCCAGGCAGCAAGGCACCTAGTTCCGGTATGGCTGTGGCGATCGGTTGTGGTGTGGCTGGTGCGATAGTAGGAACGGCGTCTATTGCATTTGCCACCAAAAGAATTCTTGCGCACCGAGCACGCGTCGCCTATGACCTCGTAGACAACCCACAGCCTGATGGGCCATGA